The proteins below are encoded in one region of Micromonospora yangpuensis:
- the metK gene encoding methionine adenosyltransferase, with amino-acid sequence MTRRLFTSESVTEGHPDKIADQISDGILDALLAEDPHSRVAVETLITTGQVHVAGEVTTKAYADIPTIVRETILRIGYDSSKKGFDGASCGVSVSIGAQSPDIAQGVDNAFELRTGSSESALDAQGAGDQGMMFGFACSETPELMPLPIALAHRLSRRLAAVRKDGTVPYLRPDGKTQVTIEYEGLRPVRLNTVVVSSQHAADISLESLLTPDVREHVITPELEGLGLDTEGYRLLVNPTGRFEVGGPMGDAGLTGRKIIVDTYGGYARHGGGAFSGKDPSKVDRSAAYAMRWVAKNVVAAGLAERCEAQVAYAIGKAHPVSLFIETFGTETVPVASIEKAVSEIFDLRPAAIIRDLDLLRPIYQQTAAYGHFGRELPELTWESTDRAADLKSAAGA; translated from the coding sequence GTGACACGCCGCCTCTTCACTTCCGAATCGGTCACGGAAGGCCACCCGGACAAGATCGCCGACCAGATCAGCGACGGTATTCTGGATGCGCTGCTCGCCGAGGACCCGCACAGCCGGGTGGCCGTGGAGACCCTGATCACCACGGGTCAGGTCCACGTCGCCGGCGAGGTGACCACCAAGGCGTACGCCGACATCCCGACGATCGTGCGGGAGACCATCCTGCGGATCGGGTACGACTCGTCGAAGAAGGGTTTCGACGGGGCGTCCTGTGGCGTCAGCGTCTCGATTGGCGCCCAGTCGCCGGACATCGCCCAGGGCGTCGACAACGCCTTCGAGCTGCGTACCGGGTCGTCGGAGAGCGCGCTCGACGCGCAGGGCGCCGGTGACCAGGGCATGATGTTCGGCTTCGCCTGCTCCGAGACGCCGGAGCTGATGCCGCTGCCGATCGCGCTGGCGCACCGGCTGTCCCGCCGGCTCGCCGCGGTCCGCAAGGACGGCACCGTGCCGTACCTGCGCCCGGACGGCAAGACCCAGGTCACCATCGAGTACGAGGGGCTGCGCCCGGTCCGGCTGAACACCGTCGTGGTGTCCAGCCAGCACGCCGCGGACATCTCGCTGGAGTCGCTGCTCACCCCGGACGTACGGGAGCACGTGATCACCCCGGAGCTGGAGGGCCTCGGCCTCGACACCGAGGGTTACCGGCTGCTGGTCAACCCGACCGGCCGGTTCGAGGTCGGCGGCCCGATGGGCGACGCCGGCCTGACCGGGCGGAAGATCATCGTCGACACCTACGGCGGGTACGCCCGCCACGGCGGCGGCGCGTTCTCCGGCAAGGACCCGTCCAAGGTGGACCGGTCGGCCGCGTACGCGATGCGCTGGGTGGCCAAGAACGTGGTGGCCGCCGGCCTGGCCGAGCGGTGCGAGGCGCAGGTCGCGTACGCGATCGGCAAGGCCCACCCGGTCAGCCTCTTCATCGAGACCTTCGGCACCGAGACCGTGCCGGTCGCCTCGATCGAGAAGGCCGTCAGCGAGATCTTCGACCTGCGTCCGGCCGCGATCATCCGCGATCTCGACCTGCTCCGCCCGATCTACCAGCAGACCGCCGCGTACGGCCACTTCGGCCGGGAGCTGCCCGAGCTGACCTGGGAGAGCACCGACCGGGCCGCCGACCTCAAGTCGGCTGCGGGAGCCTGA
- a CDS encoding primosomal protein N' yields the protein MPHLDRPFDYLVPADLADIAVPGARVKVRFAGQLVDGWLLTRVAESAHPGKLAYLEKVVSPVPVLAPEIAQLARAVADRYAGVLADVLRLAVPPRHARVEKEVTAEPPAPAGTAELTEPAGTAGVPVAVGQPTPTAAPGRPEPADTGWRDYPAGSALLRALTQGRAPRAVWSALPGADWADRYAEAAAATVAGGRGVVMVVADARDLDRLDAALTAVLGDGRHVCLSAALGPARRYRAFLAARFGAVPVVIGTRAAMFAPVRRLGLVAIWDDGDDLHAEPRSPYPHAREVLLTRARLADAAALVGGYTRTAEAQLLVETGWAREVVAGRETVRARTPAIAPTGDDPQLARDPGAVTARLPSLAWTTARDTLRAALPVLVQVPRRGYLPAVACAECRTPARCPHCAGPLALPSATGTPACRWCGRVAAAYACPECGGRRLRAAVTGARRTAEELGRAFPGVPVRTSGREEVLATVPGGAGLVVATPGAEPVAEGGYGAVLLLDSWALLTRADLRAGEEALRRWMSAAALARPAAAGGRVVVVADGALAPVQALLRWDAGWFAARELAERRELGFPPAVRMASLTGSAAAVADLLAEARLPDAAEVLGPVPADDDRERMLVRVPRARAAALAEALHSAAGVRTARKATDPVRLQVDPLSLF from the coding sequence CTGCCCCACCTGGACCGCCCCTTCGACTACCTGGTCCCCGCCGACCTGGCCGACATCGCGGTGCCCGGTGCCCGGGTCAAGGTGCGCTTCGCCGGGCAGCTCGTCGACGGCTGGCTGCTGACCCGGGTCGCCGAGTCGGCGCACCCGGGCAAGCTGGCATACCTGGAGAAGGTGGTCTCGCCGGTGCCGGTGCTGGCCCCGGAGATCGCCCAGCTCGCGCGGGCGGTCGCCGACCGGTACGCCGGCGTCCTGGCCGACGTGCTCCGCCTCGCCGTGCCACCCCGGCACGCCCGGGTGGAGAAGGAGGTCACCGCCGAACCACCGGCCCCAGCCGGCACGGCCGAGCTGACTGAGCCGGCCGGCACCGCCGGCGTGCCGGTCGCCGTCGGCCAGCCGACGCCCACCGCCGCCCCGGGTCGGCCCGAGCCGGCCGACACCGGGTGGCGGGACTACCCGGCCGGGTCGGCCCTGCTGCGGGCGTTGACGCAGGGCCGGGCCCCCCGGGCCGTCTGGTCGGCGTTGCCCGGCGCGGACTGGGCCGACCGGTACGCCGAGGCCGCCGCGGCCACCGTGGCCGGTGGCCGGGGCGTGGTGATGGTGGTCGCCGACGCCCGTGACCTGGACCGGCTCGACGCGGCGCTCACCGCGGTGCTGGGCGACGGCCGGCACGTCTGCCTCTCCGCCGCACTCGGGCCGGCCCGGCGCTACCGGGCCTTCCTCGCCGCCCGGTTCGGTGCCGTGCCGGTGGTGATCGGCACCCGGGCGGCGATGTTCGCCCCGGTACGGCGACTCGGTCTGGTGGCGATCTGGGACGACGGGGACGACCTGCACGCCGAACCCCGGTCCCCGTACCCGCACGCCCGGGAGGTGCTGCTGACCCGGGCCCGGCTCGCCGACGCCGCCGCCCTGGTCGGCGGGTACACCCGTACCGCCGAGGCACAACTGCTGGTGGAGACCGGGTGGGCCCGGGAGGTGGTCGCCGGCCGGGAAACGGTGCGGGCGCGTACCCCGGCGATCGCCCCGACCGGTGACGATCCGCAACTGGCCCGCGACCCGGGTGCGGTCACCGCCCGGCTGCCCAGCCTGGCCTGGACCACCGCCCGGGACACCCTGCGGGCCGCGCTGCCGGTGCTGGTGCAGGTGCCCCGCCGGGGTTACCTGCCGGCGGTGGCCTGCGCCGAGTGCCGCACCCCGGCCCGCTGCCCGCACTGTGCCGGGCCGCTGGCCCTGCCGTCGGCGACCGGTACGCCGGCCTGCCGCTGGTGTGGCCGGGTCGCCGCCGCCTACGCCTGCCCGGAGTGCGGCGGGCGGCGGCTGCGGGCCGCCGTCACCGGTGCCCGGCGCACCGCGGAGGAACTCGGTCGGGCCTTCCCCGGGGTGCCGGTGCGCACCTCCGGACGGGAGGAGGTGCTGGCCACGGTGCCCGGCGGGGCCGGGTTGGTGGTCGCCACGCCGGGGGCCGAGCCGGTCGCCGAGGGTGGCTACGGCGCGGTGCTGCTGCTGGACTCCTGGGCCCTGCTCACCCGCGCCGACCTGCGGGCGGGGGAGGAGGCGCTACGCCGCTGGATGAGCGCCGCCGCGCTGGCCCGGCCCGCCGCGGCCGGCGGGCGGGTGGTGGTGGTCGCCGACGGCGCCCTGGCCCCGGTGCAGGCGCTGCTGCGCTGGGACGCCGGCTGGTTCGCCGCCCGGGAGCTGGCCGAACGCCGGGAGCTGGGCTTCCCGCCGGCGGTCCGGATGGCCAGCCTCACCGGGTCGGCCGCGGCGGTGGCCGACCTGCTGGCCGAGGCGCGCCTGCCGGACGCGGCCGAGGTGCTCGGCCCGGTCCCGGCCGACGACGACCGGGAGCGGATGCTGGTCCGGGTCCCCCGGGCGCGGGCCGCCGCGCTCGCCGAGGCGTTGCACTCCGCAGCCGGCGTACGCACCGCCCGTAAGGCCACCGATCCGGTACGTCTGCAGGTCGATCCGCTGAGCCTGTTCTGA